In Parageobacillus sp. KH3-4, the genomic window GGTAAGGGAAAACGTCCCGATTATTGCGATGGTTACGAGGCTGACAAAGCAAAAGGGGATCGATCTCGTAAAGTGCGTCTTCCATGAAATCATTGCCGAAGATGTTCTATTTATTTTGCTTGGGACGGGAGATCCGGAGTTTGAACAATTTTTTCGTGCTATGGAGGCAACGTACCCGGATAAAGTCAAGGCGTACATCGGCTTTAATGAAGAGTTGGCACATCAAATTTATGCGGGAGCCGATTTGTTTTTAATGCCGTCGAAATTTGAGCCGTGCGGCCTTAGCCAAATGATTGCGCTTCGTTACGGAACGATTCCGATTGTGCGGGAAACGGGAGGACTCAACGACACGGTGCAATCGTATAATGAATTTACGGGAGAAGGAAACGGGTTTAGTTTCACGAACTTCAATGCCCACGATATGTTATATACCATTCGCCGCGCGCTTGCATTTTATAAGGAGAAGCAAGTATGGGAAAAGCTGATGCAAGAAGCGATGAGCGGCGATTATAACTGGCGACAGTCAGCGCTTGAGTATAACAAAGTATATGCGGATTTAATTGCCGGGAGTGAGCACCATGTTCTCGAATAAGGAAGAATTTAAAAAAACGTTTTTAAAACGGCTTGAAATGCTGTGCGGCAAACGGTTTGAAGAATCGACGCCACGGGATCAATATCATACGTTAGGGAACATGGTCCGTGAATATATTAGCCAACACTGGATTCAGACGAACGAGCGAAATCGCGCACGAAAACAGAAGCAAGTATATTATTTGTCGATCGAATTTTTGCTAGGGCGCCTCCTTGACAGCAATTTGCTTAATCTTGGCATTCGCGATGTCGTCGAAGAAGGGCTGAACGATTTAGGAATTCACCTTGATGACATAGAAGAATGTGAAGCGGATGCGGGGCTGGGCAACGGCGGCCTTGGCCGCCTTGCTGCTTGTTTTTTAGATTCGCTTGCTTCTCTCAATTTACCCGGTCACGGTTGCGGAATTCGTTATAAACACGGGCTTTTTGACCAAAAAATTGTCGATGGATATCAAGTCGAGCTGCCGGAACAATGGCTGCGCCACGGAAATGTATGGGAAATTAGAAAAGAAGAATTGGCGATGGAAGTGAATTTTTGGGGAAATGTCGAAATATCCAAGCAAAACGGCCGCCTGACATTCCGCCATATGGACAGCGAAAAGGTAATGGCGGTTCCATATGATATTCCGATCATCGGCTATGATACGAAAACAGTGAATACGTTGCGGATTTGGAGCGCAGAGCCGGCAAAAACGCTTCCGCCCCATAAGAGCGTAATGCAATATAAAAGGGAAACGGAGGCGATTTCCGAATTTTTATATCCTGATGATACGCATGACGAAGGGAAAATTTTGCGCTTAAAGCAGCAATATTTTCTCGTTGCTGCGAGCGTTGGCAGCATCGTCCGCGCGCATCGCCGCCAGCATGGGCACCTGTATGAGCTGCATAAGCATGTGGCGATTCATGTGAACGATACTCATCCAGTTTTAGCGATTCCCGAATTGATGAGAATTTTATTAGATGAAGAAGGAATGAGCTGGGAAGATGCTTGGCATGTTACAACAAATACGGTTTCGTATACGAACCATACGACATTATCGGAGGCGCTAGAGAAATGGCCGATTCGTATTTTCCAGCCGCTGCTGCCGCGCATTTACATGATTGTCGAGGAGATGAATGAGCGGTTTTGCCGCGAGCTTTGGCATCATTATCCTGGCGATTGGAAGCGGATTGAAGAAATGGCGGTTATCGCGCACGGCCTTGTTAAAATGGCGCATTTAGCAATTGTTGGAAGCCATAGTGTGAACGGAGTCGCAAAATTGCATTCGGAAATTTTAAAAAAGAGGGAAATGAAGCTGTTTTATGAGTTTCAACCGCAAAAATTTAACAATAAGACAAACGGAGTGACGCACCGGCGTTGGCTGCTAAAAGCGAACCCCGAGCTTTCCTCGTTAATTACGAACGCAATAGGACCATGTTGGATCAAAGAGCCGCAGAAATTAATTCATTTAAAGCGATACGCTTTTGATCCGGCGTTTCAGCAGGAGCTTGAAAATGTCAAGCAAAAGCGCAAAGCGAAATTGGCGAAACGCATTTATGAAAAGACAGGGATCGTTGTGAATGAATCATCGATTTTTGACGTGCAAGTAAAACGGCTTCATGCTTACAAGCGGCAGTTGCTAAATGTTCTCCATATTATGCATCTGTACAACCGTCTAAAAGAAGATGCAAGCTTTTCGATTTATCCGCGCACATTTATTTTTGGCGCCAAAGCTTCCCCGGGATATTATTACGCAAAACGGATTATTAAGCTCATTCATTCAGTCGCTGAAAAAGTGAACAATGATAAAAGGACAAACGAACAGTTAAAAGTCATTTTTTTAGAAAACTATCGTGTTTCCCTTGCAGAAGAAATTTTTCCAGCGGCGGATGTAAGCGAGCAAATTTCCACGGCAAGCAAAGAAGCGTCTGGCACCGGCAATATGAAGTTTATGATGAATGGGGCGATTACGCTTGGAACGCTGGATGGGGCGAATATTGAAATATTGGAAGCGGTCGGGGAAGAAAATATGTTTATTTTCGGGCTTACGGCGGAAGAAGTGTTAAACTACTACCAAAATGGCGGATACCGTGCCCACGAATATTACCATCATGATAAGCGGATTAAACAGGTCGTCGATCAGTTAGTCAATGGATTTTTTCCGGACGTTCATGACCATTTTGAGCCGATTTACGATTCGCTTTTAACGCAAAACGACGAATATTTCGTGCTGCGTGATTTCGCGCCATATGCGGAAACACAGGAAAAAGTGGAAGCGGCGTATACACAGCGGGAACGCTGGCTGAAAATGAGTGCGATCAACATTGCCCATTCCGGCTACTTTTCCAGTGACAGGACGGTGCAGGAGTACGCAAACGAAATATGGGATATTCATCCGGTTGAGCAATAAAAAGAGAGAGGGTTTTTTGACCTCTCTCAATCGTCCCCGTCCAGCCAATCGCCAATGCCGCCGAGGATGCTGCCTTCTCCAACGGAGCGGCCTCCCGAGCTTGGCGCAGCGGCGATAATCCGGTCGGCAAGCCGGCTGAACGGAAGAGACTGCACCCAAACGGTTCCCGGACCGGTTAATGTAGCAAAAAACAACCCTTCGCCGCTGAAAAAGGCGGTTTTAATTTTGCCGACATATTCGATGTCATAATCGACTTCTTTTGTCATTGCCACTAAGCAGCCGGTATCAATGCGCAACTTCTCACCGGGCTGCAGCTCACGCTGATAAATTGTTCCGCCCGCGTGCAAAAAGGCAAGGCCATCTCCTTCGAGTTTTTGCATAATAAATCCTTCGCCGCCGAAAAAGCCAGTGCCAAGTTTACGTTGAAAATCAATGCCGACAGAAACCCCCTTCGCTGCGCAAAGGAAGGAATCTTTTTGGCAAATCACTTTGCCGCCAAGTTCGCCCAAATCCATCGGAATAATTTTTCCCGGGTATGGAGCGGCGAACGAGACGCGGCGTTTTTCTGCGCTGTTGTTTGTAAACACGGTCATAAATAAGCTTTCGCCTGTCAATAGCCGTTTTCCCGCTCCCACTAATTTGTTGAAGAAACCTTTTCCGGAATCAGAGCCGTCTCCGAAGATCGTCTCCATCGTAATTCCATCTTCCATCATCATCATGCCGCCGGCCTCGGCGATGACGCTCTCCCGCGGATCTAATTCAATTTCGACGAATTGCATATCGTCCCCATATAGCTTGTAGTCAATTTCATGTGCATTCATCGTCTTCACCTCAATGTCATTGTTTCATCACTATAATTCTCTATACGAACGCGGATTCCTTTTTGTTTCAAAAAAAAGACCATCAACGCCGATGATCTTCTTTTTTCGTATAAGGTTCTTTTTCATATGCCGGCAGATCGCCGATATTGGACATGATTCCTTCGTCGTCCAACATATTTTCCAGCTGTTCGTGTTCCCGTGTCGGATATACTTTTGCGTTTTTTCCATATAAATCTACCGACGCAAAATTTTCTATCTCTTCGACGTAACCGACGTGTTCTTCTGATTCGGCATATGTTTCCCCGTAATAGTCGACATTTTTCCCTAAATCTGAAGGAGTATCGGACGAGCCGTAACGGGCCACTTCTTGCCAAGCATCTTCCGCATCATATGCTACTGATTCGTCGCGGCCATCGAGATCGAATTTTCCGAATGGAGGCATCAACACTCCTTCTTCGAGCGGCCGTTTTTGCGAAACCGTTTTGTCACGGCTATGTTCTTTGCAGCATGTTGTTGTCGGCAGTGCTTTTAGCCGTTCGTACGGAATTGGCTTCCCGCAAACTTCGCATATGCCATACGTGCCGTTTTCGATCGCTTGGAGAGCATATTCAATCTCCTTCAGTTCCCTTTCGGCATGTTCATTCAGCGCGATATCTTTTTCCCGCTCATACAGCTCGGTTGCATCGTCCGCCGGGTGATTGTCGTAGCTGGCAAGCTCACCGACCGCGTCATGCGCGTGGCCCCGCAGTGTGCCGAAATGGTCGTTATGTTGCAGCCGCTCTTGCGTTTCCTTTTTTGCGCGGAGAAGTTCAGCACGGAAGGCGGCCAATTGTTCATTCGTTAACATACTTCATAACTCCTTCCTAAAAATCAACCGTTTACTTTGTAGTATGAGCGAAAAATAAAAAAAAAACACGGTCTATGACGACCGTGTTACAACCAATGGCTAATAAGCAAACCAATTGCCAATAGAAAACCAAATTGCGTATTCGTCTGTGCCGTCGCTTTCATCGCCGGCATCATCTCGATCGGCTTTGTTTTGCCGATAAATCCTTTTGCCGCTGCAATCGCTTTTGGCACGCTGAAAAAGACAAGCAATGTCCAGAAGGAAACGAGGTGGAAAAGGGATAGCCCAACCATCCAGATAAACGATACGGCAAACATGCCGGCAAGAATGCGGATTGCATTGTCGCGCCCGACTAAAATCGCCAGCGTTTTGCGCCCGTTCTTTTTGTCCCCATCGAAGTCGCGAATGTTGTTTGCTAGCAAAATCGCTCCGACTAAAATGGCAATCGGCACGGAAATCAAAACAGCTGTTCTTGTTATTTCTCCTGTTTGGATAAAAAAGGAAATTAAAATAATAAGCAATCCCATAAAAAATCCGGCTGCAAGTTCGCCAAACGGGGTATACGCGATTGGGATAGGTCCGCCCGTATAGAAATATCCAGCCGCCATACAAATGGAGCCGATTAACGCGAGCCACCAGCTGCTATTCATGCAAATATAGACGCCGATTAGCGTTGCGATGGCAAAAAAGGAAATCGCCAAATTCAAAACCGTTTTCGGATGGATTCCTTCGCGAACAATCGCTCCGCCAATCCCCACGGATTCTGGCGAGTCCAGCCCGCGCTTAAAGTCATAATATTCATTGAACATGTTCGTTGCCGCTTGAATAAGCAAAGAAGCGACAAGCATCGCGATAAACAGCGAAGCGCGAATATTTGTTTCATGGAACGCCAGCGCTGTGCCAATACAAACGGGAACAAATGCGGCTGTCAATGTGTGCGGACGCGTTAATCTCCACCAAACGCGCCAATCGCGGTGGCGGTTGACGGGTGAACGCCGTTCTGTTTGCAATGATGGTTGCATAATCATACCCCTCATATCGGAATAAGATAAAATAATAACGTTCAAAAAACGTTCACAATAAGTGTAGGAAAACGTCTATAAGGTGTCAACCCCTTTCGAATAGATAAATCATTTCCTATTATATATAATGAAAAATAGAAAATAAGCAATAATGAAGAAAGCGGGATTACAGTGGCAGTTTTATGTCAGCATAAAATAGAAGAACAATTGCGTTTCATCTCGGAAAAAGCGAATCGCCCGTTCATTAGCTGGAGCGGGGAAATGGATTATGTAGATCCAGTTTATTTTTTTGCGTTAGGACAAGCGTGTTCTTTTCGCCAGCGGTTTTATTGGTCTGATCGCGCGAACGAAACCGTTTATGTAGGGCTTGGCTGCGCGTATAGCATCGAAACAGAAGAAAAAGAGCAGCGTTTCCGTATAGTAGAGACGGAATGGAAGAGATGGATGGAGCAGATAGCTTTCGATCATAACGGAACCGCTGCAACGCCTATTTTATTTGGGGGCTTTTCATTTGATCCGTTCAAAACAAGAACGGAAAAATGGCGCGCATTTCCTCACGCAAAAATGGTGGTGCCAACGGTTCTTCTATCGCTCAAAAACAAAAAGACGACATTAACGGTGACGGTTCCTTCCAAACGGCATGAAGAAATGATGAAAAAAATAAGAAGGTTGATGCTCCTCTTATCACAAGAACAGAGACAGCCGACATCTTCATTGCCGACATTAGTAAAATATGAGGAAGCTCAAAAAGAAGAATGGATTCATGCGGTTGAAAAAACGATCAGGAATATTCGCGAAGGAAAATTTGAAAAAGTAGTGCTGGCAAGAGAGGCGCGTTTATCGTTTGCGGATGCGATCGATCCGAGTGCCGTTTTGCAGCAATTGCGTGAACAACAGCCGTTTAGTTATTTATTTGCATTCGAGCAGGAAGGACAATGTTTTATTGGCGCTTCTCCAGAACAGCTTGTGAAAAAGGAAGGGGCTGCGTGTTATTCTACTTGTTTGGCTGGATCGATACGCCGCGGTAAAACATTTCAGGAAGATGAAAAGCTCGGACAATGGCTAATGCATGATGAGAAAAACCTTCGTGAACATCAATTTGTTGTCCGGATGATTAAAGAAGCGATAGAAGCGGTTTGCGAACGTGTGCAAATGCCGGCTTCTCCGCAATTGTTAAAATTACAGCACATTCAACATTTATATACTCCTGTGGTCGGAGAAAAGTGTCGCGCCGCTTCGGTTTTATCGATTGTAGAACAAATGCATCCGACGCCGGCGCTCGGCGGAACACCACGAGAAAGGGCGGTCAAGGAAATTCGCGAAACCGAGCCGTTAGACAGGGGATGGTATGCGGCGCCAATCGGCTGGATGGATGCAGAAGGAAATGGGGAATTTGCCGTGGCCATTCGTTCAGGGCTTTTATGTGGAAAAGAAACGTTCATTTTCGCAGGTTGCGGAGTAGTCGGTGATTCTGACCCGATGAGCGAATATGAAGAAACAAAAGTGAAATTTGCTCCGATGTTATCGGCGCTGGGAGTGGAGAGAGATGAATGACGCACTAACGTTATATATAGCAGCTTTTATTGATGAGTTAGCAAAAAATGGGATAAAGGATGTTGTCGTCAGCCCGGGATCGCGCTCGACCCCGCTTGCCATTGTGATGGCAGAACATCCGGCAATGCGCGTACATATGAACATTGATGAGCGTTCTGCCGCGTTTTTTGCACTTGGCATGGCGAAAGCAAAACGGCGTCCTATCGCCCTTCTTTGTACGTCAGGAACGGCGGTTGCGAACTATTTTCCAGCGGTCGTAGAAGCGTATTATTCACGTGTACCGCTTATCGTCATCACGGCAGACCGTCCGCATGAATTGCGAGATGTCGGGGCGCCGCAAGCGATTG contains:
- a CDS encoding isochorismate synthase, yielding MAVLCQHKIEEQLRFISEKANRPFISWSGEMDYVDPVYFFALGQACSFRQRFYWSDRANETVYVGLGCAYSIETEEKEQRFRIVETEWKRWMEQIAFDHNGTAATPILFGGFSFDPFKTRTEKWRAFPHAKMVVPTVLLSLKNKKTTLTVTVPSKRHEEMMKKIRRLMLLLSQEQRQPTSSLPTLVKYEEAQKEEWIHAVEKTIRNIREGKFEKVVLAREARLSFADAIDPSAVLQQLREQQPFSYLFAFEQEGQCFIGASPEQLVKKEGAACYSTCLAGSIRRGKTFQEDEKLGQWLMHDEKNLREHQFVVRMIKEAIEAVCERVQMPASPQLLKLQHIQHLYTPVVGEKCRAASVLSIVEQMHPTPALGGTPRERAVKEIRETEPLDRGWYAAPIGWMDAEGNGEFAVAIRSGLLCGKETFIFAGCGVVGDSDPMSEYEETKVKFAPMLSALGVERDE
- a CDS encoding 1,4-dihydroxy-2-naphthoate polyprenyltransferase, which produces MQPSLQTERRSPVNRHRDWRVWWRLTRPHTLTAAFVPVCIGTALAFHETNIRASLFIAMLVASLLIQAATNMFNEYYDFKRGLDSPESVGIGGAIVREGIHPKTVLNLAISFFAIATLIGVYICMNSSWWLALIGSICMAAGYFYTGGPIPIAYTPFGELAAGFFMGLLIILISFFIQTGEITRTAVLISVPIAILVGAILLANNIRDFDGDKKNGRKTLAILVGRDNAIRILAGMFAVSFIWMVGLSLFHLVSFWTLLVFFSVPKAIAAAKGFIGKTKPIEMMPAMKATAQTNTQFGFLLAIGLLISHWL
- a CDS encoding TIGR00266 family protein, giving the protein MNAHEIDYKLYGDDMQFVEIELDPRESVIAEAGGMMMMEDGITMETIFGDGSDSGKGFFNKLVGAGKRLLTGESLFMTVFTNNSAEKRRVSFAAPYPGKIIPMDLGELGGKVICQKDSFLCAAKGVSVGIDFQRKLGTGFFGGEGFIMQKLEGDGLAFLHAGGTIYQRELQPGEKLRIDTGCLVAMTKEVDYDIEYVGKIKTAFFSGEGLFFATLTGPGTVWVQSLPFSRLADRIIAAAPSSGGRSVGEGSILGGIGDWLDGDD
- a CDS encoding glycogen/starch/alpha-glucan phosphorylase, with amino-acid sequence MFSNKEEFKKTFLKRLEMLCGKRFEESTPRDQYHTLGNMVREYISQHWIQTNERNRARKQKQVYYLSIEFLLGRLLDSNLLNLGIRDVVEEGLNDLGIHLDDIEECEADAGLGNGGLGRLAACFLDSLASLNLPGHGCGIRYKHGLFDQKIVDGYQVELPEQWLRHGNVWEIRKEELAMEVNFWGNVEISKQNGRLTFRHMDSEKVMAVPYDIPIIGYDTKTVNTLRIWSAEPAKTLPPHKSVMQYKRETEAISEFLYPDDTHDEGKILRLKQQYFLVAASVGSIVRAHRRQHGHLYELHKHVAIHVNDTHPVLAIPELMRILLDEEGMSWEDAWHVTTNTVSYTNHTTLSEALEKWPIRIFQPLLPRIYMIVEEMNERFCRELWHHYPGDWKRIEEMAVIAHGLVKMAHLAIVGSHSVNGVAKLHSEILKKREMKLFYEFQPQKFNNKTNGVTHRRWLLKANPELSSLITNAIGPCWIKEPQKLIHLKRYAFDPAFQQELENVKQKRKAKLAKRIYEKTGIVVNESSIFDVQVKRLHAYKRQLLNVLHIMHLYNRLKEDASFSIYPRTFIFGAKASPGYYYAKRIIKLIHSVAEKVNNDKRTNEQLKVIFLENYRVSLAEEIFPAADVSEQISTASKEASGTGNMKFMMNGAITLGTLDGANIEILEAVGEENMFIFGLTAEEVLNYYQNGGYRAHEYYHHDKRIKQVVDQLVNGFFPDVHDHFEPIYDSLLTQNDEYFVLRDFAPYAETQEKVEAAYTQRERWLKMSAINIAHSGYFSSDRTVQEYANEIWDIHPVEQ
- a CDS encoding yteA family sporulation protein encodes the protein MLTNEQLAAFRAELLRAKKETQERLQHNDHFGTLRGHAHDAVGELASYDNHPADDATELYEREKDIALNEHAERELKEIEYALQAIENGTYGICEVCGKPIPYERLKALPTTTCCKEHSRDKTVSQKRPLEEGVLMPPFGKFDLDGRDESVAYDAEDAWQEVARYGSSDTPSDLGKNVDYYGETYAESEEHVGYVEEIENFASVDLYGKNAKVYPTREHEQLENMLDDEGIMSNIGDLPAYEKEPYTKKEDHRR